TACCCTATCCTGAAAAAAGAAAAGCCCGTGTTTTGGGCCCGTTTTCAGAAAAACAGGCCCAAAACACGGGATCAAAGAAAGTTAGCTTTTTTATAAAACGGAGGTCACCTTTTGCTCCAGGGCCAGGTCTTCATGGGCTACGCCCTGCAGCAGGTCCAGTTTCTTGCCGTTCTCTGGTAAAACCAGCATGGGCAGATGCAGGCTTTGGAGGAGTTTAACGGTCACGCTGTCTAGGAAGATCCTTTCCCAGAAATCGCGGTGCAACATGGTAAACGCCAGCAGTTGCGTGGGGTGGGTCATCACGTAAGCGGTAATGCCGGCGGCCACGTCTTCCTCCTCAATGGTATCAAACCTGAATTCCTCCTCCGGGAACTGGAGCCGCAGGTTGGCTTTTATCTCTGCGTCATCCAACAGGTCCAGTTGGTCCTCGCTGTTCACGTGCAGGATGGTGAGGAGGGCCTTGAACACGTTCTTGAGCTGCAGCAACTGGTTCATTGCCGATACTTCATCGTGCTCCATGGAAGAGGAATAGACAATGTGTTTCACCGGCTCCAACGACGCCTGCTCCGGCACGGCTATGACGGGGCAAAGCCCGCGTTTGGCCAGAGACTCAGTGTTGGTGCCCAGGAATTTCTCCATCTGGTTGTGCGCCCCCTGGGTACCCATGATCACCAGTGACACATTGTTCTGCTCTATCAATTGGCCCAGCCGATGGATGATGTCGCCTTCCTTCAGAATGAAATCAAGGGGCACCGATACAAAAGCATCTGAAGTCACTTCTTCCAGGAACACCTGCATGCGCTGCACGGCCTGTTTGCGTACCTCTTCCTCATGGTCGGTAGGGGCTCCCAGCAAGGCCTTGGGCCTGGCATACACGTGGGTGACCAGAATGCGGGCGTTGGTCTTTAGTGCCAGATCCAGGGCGAAGAGCAGGGCCTTTTTGGCGTGTGCTGAAAAGTCTGTAGGAACTAAGAAAATTTTCATATCCGGGGTCTAAAGGGGTGGCTAGAAGGATTCCTGGGTTTCTGGGAAGGAGGAAACGATGTCTTTGGCGTACGCCGGTTGCGGGGCGGGCAGCGTGAGCAGCGGCAAGGTAGTGTGCGCCGAGAGGGTACCGGTAATGCTCTTTTTGAGGATAATGTCCAGGTACGAGTGCTTATGGGGCGCCACGATCAAAACGTCTGCCTGCTGGTCTTTGGTAAACTGCTCAATAGACTCCAGCACGTTACTGGTGGCTTTGAAATAAATGGTAAAGCCAACTTCCGGCAGGCCTTTGTCCAATTGGTGGAGCGACTCCTGTATCCTTTCCAGTTCCTGGGTCTTGTCTTCATTGTAGAGGTGCAGCAGCTTGAGGGTAGCCCCAAACTGTTGCGCAAAGGTCTGCAGAAAAGCCAGGTGCTGCGGGTCTGGCAGGGTTCTCAGGTCAATGGCATACGCTATGGTGGCCAGACCGGTGTAGCGGCCGCAAAGCGGAATGGCCAGTACCGGAATGGTGGCCCGCAGCATGACCTCCGTTACCACGCTGCCCAGCAATGCCCGGCCCATTGCCCTGGCACCGCGCATCCCCATCACTACTATGTCAGCGGAATAGGCATGAATGGCCTCCAGGATTTTCTGCGAAGGGTCGCCAAAGATAGCCACGCACTTAATGGGCAGGTTGGCAATGGCCTCGGCGTGCGGAAGGGCCTCCAGGTAATGGAAACCGCTGGGGGTAAGGGAGTAATTGGAAAGGATGTCGGTGGTGAGTTCTGCGGGGGTATGGAACTGGAAGGCGAAATCTCTGGAGAGTTCCGCCTGCATGTGGTGGGCGTACTGTTCCTGCTCCCTTGTTTTCCGTTCCTCCAGGTGAGCAATATACTCGTCCAGGTTCAGGGACTCAGACAGCGGAATCTGCTGGTGGAAAGCATGGAACAAAACAATCTGGGCCTTGGTATGGATGGCCATCTCCAGCGCGTAGATAAAGGCGTTACGGGCTTCAGCGGAATGGTCTGTGGGGACAA
This Rufibacter radiotolerans DNA region includes the following protein-coding sequences:
- a CDS encoding universal stress protein produces the protein MKIFLVPTDFSAHAKKALLFALDLALKTNARILVTHVYARPKALLGAPTDHEEEVRKQAVQRMQVFLEEVTSDAFVSVPLDFILKEGDIIHRLGQLIEQNNVSLVIMGTQGAHNQMEKFLGTNTESLAKRGLCPVIAVPEQASLEPVKHIVYSSSMEHDEVSAMNQLLQLKNVFKALLTILHVNSEDQLDLLDDAEIKANLRLQFPEEEFRFDTIEEEDVAAGITAYVMTHPTQLLAFTMLHRDFWERIFLDSVTVKLLQSLHLPMLVLPENGKKLDLLQGVAHEDLALEQKVTSVL
- a CDS encoding universal stress protein, giving the protein MKTILVPTDHSAEARNAFIYALEMAIHTKAQIVLFHAFHQQIPLSESLNLDEYIAHLEERKTREQEQYAHHMQAELSRDFAFQFHTPAELTTDILSNYSLTPSGFHYLEALPHAEAIANLPIKCVAIFGDPSQKILEAIHAYSADIVVMGMRGARAMGRALLGSVVTEVMLRATIPVLAIPLCGRYTGLATIAYAIDLRTLPDPQHLAFLQTFAQQFGATLKLLHLYNEDKTQELERIQESLHQLDKGLPEVGFTIYFKATSNVLESIEQFTKDQQADVLIVAPHKHSYLDIILKKSITGTLSAHTTLPLLTLPAPQPAYAKDIVSSFPETQESF